A portion of the Phycodurus eques isolate BA_2022a chromosome 3, UOR_Pequ_1.1, whole genome shotgun sequence genome contains these proteins:
- the tet3 gene encoding methylcytosine dioxygenase TET3 isoform X4: MEIGSHDCLQEGVLSLDLSNRVNCYPNDDEAATETEQKRAAGVPPRQCWVPTHGKEQQQPLLKHNSGANPSEPVHHVDMEDAHNLVTFSATAGTLPPSSISSCIQVQPDTMQLYEKFTREMGAGGARVGHSAVAPDTSHQPAEDMKTLQTALNHAKHGHKPPNCDCDGPDCPDYLEWLEKKIKLATSENQDTSKTTDCPHLEPNIQQSHLQNQPYLLVNGGHHHLTSSYPQQQQRTKASHAGQVPCSKLPPIPCSPQVLSIAKERNVSLQTAIAIEALTQLSGTGTQGPGPPSQALLNNNLHQQTQNLSSPLPNCTNMIPSTAVTCPLSRSQSVPPGLLTDQQAAVSCEHHRPHSQGQPPHASTSPFPGRGNPQNYGRSPQRWLHGTCGGSEEHLSHYAGAPHSRSDPVSELKQLLGATSGKLINASFKLPSTQQHSENGGVQAQGQPSLPRIKQEADLSDHSFTMGHYNMDNGQLQARHYPGTSTSPGQAAIRHSTQAALQQHLHYKRNLFSNHSPGFGAPGPVAYQNVKKWWPQMEANGFNHLSIKQELKEPKRKKISQGSPVIKVMSGMFPGPLLPKPKQIIIKKSKQKASVPTFLPKSQITVEKTSVHMTGRANTLNNLQPGSLPLLPSHSNSTQATVAGLPAPAQSQVSISNLSMAPSSTTSALSSNNPTLIGFVPPPMAHAHHAKSEEVCNLFNSNASTASALTSTSLPTTSHLPGLININPKYEELILQFEAEFGDSAADIPSIEAMPETATASQIMNQSLTDAQDLTSSSTTKNQLSFRHISECSSTPHTKKKEMDDKKDESETQSEVTSNEASTVTPMLEQQEPQSTISQHQESPLDKHPQHSQIQETFNIPCSPMPKRMKIETTGDITVLSTNCYSEEDTPTKDGLPRSPSLKGFLESPLNYLDTPTRSLLDTPSKDLQAEFPTCTCVEQVLEKDEGPYYNHLGSGPTVASIRDLMETRYGEKGDAIRIEKVVYTGREGKSSRGCPIAKWVIRRGSEKEKLLCLVRHRAGHHCANAVIIILIMAWEGVPRSMADTLYREISDTLTKFGNPTSRRCGLNDDRTCACQGKDPDTCGASFSFGCSWSMYFNGCKYARSKTPRKFRLQGERPEEEDKLRDQFQNLATEVAPLYRKLAPQAYSNQCQSETKASDCRLGLKAGRPFAGVTACLDFCAHAHKDQHNLYNGCTVVCTLTKEDNRMVGEIPQDEQLHVLPLYKVSTTDEFGSEEGQRLKMKTGAIQVLQAFRREVRRLPEPAKSCRQRRLDAKKAASEKKKSKLQQQAAETPEKKTVVNAEVCFSESPQHPGNKAITKQEVKPNIKKEPFNGSMDAYSLQAADAIKTMCPHPAYYARGGLPTTGQPSAGDPVNGYNQNLPASHYGFYNYPSNALFAPKMRTYEGRSGSLSKAGRMAFQLDNKPDIHSFQARLAHSYPGHPAQPTQNNSQSSDYNQSRPSSVPSDASNIGTPVIKQEPMDMPVCEDTGLSQAGATQPTNWPGNRSNGSLVPTNWDHQNPKQHPEVSFSNAEKQMLHQHSQQQPSPYPQPWTSFPASNTLMESTAASPVPHVPPSSSPHLGTLRNIHQGSPRPSTPRPSTPHPGTPQPGITHPFLIPHPGNSHSPSHIPQPATPRQWASPAPSPEPKSWTTGHGAYSPGLKHSNPAGAYPDKMWSKTGESRCSTPLGVQEKAWKSCGGSVAGSTPSPAPEGRLFPDALQQSDQACWDPSRAESDAESTRGHEEDDDEVWSDSEHNFLDPNIGGVAVAPAHGSILIECARRELHATTPLKKPDRSHPSRISLVFYQHKNLQQPIHGLALWEAKMKMLEERALQRQQEAALLGLSQEEIKALSKKRKWGATAAGATSGAGQSKDKREGPVTRLAPTFHTTSMVNVSPYAFTQLTGPYSHFV; this comes from the exons ATGGAAATTGGGTCACATGACTGCCTCCAGGAAGGCGTGCTGAGCCTGGACCTGTCCAATAGGGTGAATTGCTACCCCAATGATGATGAGGCAGCTACAGAAACAGAGCAGAAGAGAGCAGCAGGTGTACCTCCAAGGCAGTGCTGGGTGCCAACACATGGTAAAGAGCAACAGCAACCATTGTTGAAACATAACAGCGGTGCAAACCCAAGTGAACCTGTCCACCATGTGGATATGGAGGATGCTCACAATCTGGTCACTTTTTCTGCTACTGCCGGTACCTTACCTCCTTCCTCCATCTCTTCCTGCATCCAAGTGCAGCCTGACACAATGCAGCTGTATGAGAAATTCACCCGGGAAATGGGTGCTGGTGGGGCTCGGGTCGGACACTCTGCAGTGGCTCCTGACACAAGTCACCAACCGGCAGAAGACATGAAAACCCTGCAGACAGCACTGAACCATGCAAAGCATGGTCACAAGCCTCCTAACTGCGACTGTGATGGGCCTGATTGTCCAGACTACCTTGAGTGgctggagaaaaaaattaagttgGCAACCAGTGAGAACCAAGATACCAGCAAGACGACTGATTGCCCACATTTAGAGCCTAACATTCAGCAATCGCATCTGCAGAATCAGCCCTATCTCCTAGTAAACGGGGGCCACCACCACCTGACTTCTTCGTACCCCCAGCAACAACAACGAACAAAAGCTTCTCATGCTGGTCAAGTACCCTGCTCAAAACTTCCTCCCATCCCCTGCTCTCCCCAGGTGCTCTCTATAGCCAAGGAAAGGAACGTCAGTCTTCAAACAGCTATTGCCATAGAAGCCCTTACACAGTTATCTGGGACTGGGACTCAAGGTCCTGGTCCTCCAAGCCAAGCCCTCCTTAATAATAACCTCCACCAACAAACCCAAAACCTCTCATCGCCACTTCCAAATTGCACTAACATGATTCCATCCACTGCAGTCACCTGTCCATTGTCACGCTCTCAGTCCGTCCCTCCAGGATTACTCACTGACCAGCAGGCAGCAGTGTCCTGTGAGCACCACAGGCCCCATTCACAGGGCCAGCCCCCCCATGCTTCTACCTCTCCCTTCCCAGGTCGGGGAAATCCTCAAAATTATGGCCGGAGTCCCCAGCGGTGGCTGCACGGCACATGCGGAGGGTCTGAAGAGCACCTGTCCCACTATGCTGGTGCACCTCACAGTAGGTCAGACCCAGTGTCAGAGCTCAAACAGCTGTTAGGTGCCACCAGTGGAAAGTTGATAAATGCATCTTTCAAACTTCCATCCACACAGCAGCACAGCGAAAATGGAGGCGTGCAGGCACAGGGCCAGCCATCTTTGCCCAGGATAAAGCAAGAGGCAGACTTGAGTGATCATTCTTTCACCATGGGACATTACAATATGGATAATGGTCAGTTGCAGGCTCGCCACTACCCTGGTACTTCCACATCTCCTGGTCAAGCAGCCATTAGACACTCAACTCAGGCAGCTCTGCAACAGCACCTTCACTACAAGAGGAACCTATTCTCTAATCATTCCCCTGGCTTTGGCGCACCAGGCCCCGTGGCTTATCAAAACGTAAAAAAATGGTGGCCACAGATGGAAGCCAATGGTTTCAATCATCTGAGCATAAAACAAGAGCTCAAGGAAcccaagaggaaaaaaatcagccaaggATCTCCTGTCATCAAAGTTATGAGTGGGATGTTCCCAGGCCCTCTCCTTCCTAAACCCAAACAGATTATAATCAAGAAGAGCAAGCAAAAAGCCTCTGTGCCAACTTTCCTGCCTAAGAGTCAGATAACTGTGGAAAAAACATCAGTACATATGACAGGCCGAGCCAACACCCTGAATAACCTACAGCCAGGTTCACTGCCCCTTTTGCCCTCCCACAGCAACTCCACTCAGGCGACTGTTGCAGGCCTCCCTGCCCCAGCCCAATCTCAGGTATCAATTTCCAACCTCTCAATGGCTCCCTCTTCCACTACTTCTGCTTTGTCATCGAACAATCCCACCCTCATTGGCTTTGTGCCTCCACCGATGGCCCATGCACACCATGCTAAGTCAGAGGAAGTGTGTAATTTATTCAATAGTAATGCTAGCACTGCCTCAGCTCTGACCTCCACATCACTACCAACCACCTCACATTTACCAGGTCTCATAAACATAAACCCTAAATATGAAGAACTGATCCTGCAGTTTGAAGCAGAATTTGGGGACTCAGCTGCAGACATACCTTCCATCGAGGCCATGCCTGAGACAGCTACAGCTTCTCAGATCATGAATCAGTCCTTGACCGATGCCCAGGATCTTACATCATCATCTACCACCAAGAATCAGTTATCATTCCGTCACATTTCTGAGTGCAGCTCCACacctcatacaaaaaaaaaggaaatggatgACAAAAAAGATGAGTCTGAAACCCAAAGTGAAGTTACCTCAAACGAAGCGTCCACGGTGACCCCAATGCTGGAGCAGCAGGAGCCCCAGTCCACCATCTCCCAACATCAGGAGTCCCCACTTGATAAGCATCCACAACATAGTCAGATACAGGAAACGTTCAACATACCATGTTCTCCCATGCCTAAACGAATGAAAATTGAAACCACAGGTGATATAACTGTTCTTTCCACCAATTGCTACTCTGAGGAGGACACACCCACTAAGGATGGCCTGCCCCGCTCTCCATCTTTGAAAGGGTTCTTAGAGTCCCCCCTAAACTATTTAGACACCCCTACAAGGAGCTTGTTGGATACACCTTCTAAAGATCTACAAGCAGAATTCCCCACCTGCACCTGTGTTG aACAAGTCCTGGAGAAAGATGAAGGGCCTTACTACAATCACTTGGGATCTGGACCTACCGTGGCATCCATAAGAGACCTAATGGAGACACG GTATGGGGAGAAAGGAGATGCCATCCGGATAGAAAAAGTGGTCTACACAGGCAGAGAGGGGAAAAGCTCAAGGGGGTGCCCAATCGCTAAATGG GTGATTCGACGTGGGAGTGAGAAAGAAAAGCTCTTGTGTCTGGTGCGTCATCGTGCAGGCCACCATTGTGCCAATGCAGTCATCATCATTCTAATCATGGCATGGGAAGGTGTCCCAAGGTCTATGGCTGACACATTGTACCGTGAGATCAGCGACACCCTCACCAAATTTGGCAACCCTACCAGTAGACGCTGTGGCCTCAATGATGA TCGTACATGTGCGTGTCAAGGCAAGGACCCTGACACTTGTGGCGCGTCCTTTTCCTTTGGCTGTTCTTGGAGTATGTACTTTAATGGTTGTAAATACGCCCGAAGCAAAACACCGCGCAAGTTCCGGCTACAAGGAGAGCGCCCTGAAGAG GAGGACAAACTCAGGGATCAGTTCCAGAATCTGGCCACCGAAGTGGCTCCCTTGTACAGGAAGTTGGCTCCTCAGGCCTACAGTAACCAG TGTCAATCAGAGACAAAGGCTTCAGACTGCAGGCTGGGTTTGAAGGCGGGCAGACCATTCGCTGGAGTCACCGCTTGCCTGGACTTTTGCGCCCACGCCCATAAGGACCAGCACAACCTTTACAATGGTTGCACAGTG GTGTGCACTTTGACCAAGGAGGACAACCGCATGGTGGGGGAGATTCCTCAGGATGAACAGCTCCATGTGTTGCCCCTCTACAAAGTCTCCACCACTGATGAATTCGGCAGCGAGGAGGGCCAGCGCCTCAAAATGAAGACGGGAGCCATTCAGGTGCTTCAGGCTTTCCGCCGAGAAGTACGCAGGTTGCCCGAACCAGCCAAGTCGTGTCGACAGCGCCGCTTGGACGCCAAGAAAGCTGcatcagagaagaagaagagtaaaCTCCAGCAGCAGGCAGCAGAAACACCAGAGAAAAAGACAGTGGTCAATGCTGAAGTATGTTTCAGTGAGTCTCCTCAACATCCAGGCAATAAAG CAATCACAAAACAAGAGGTTAAGCCCAACATTAAGAAGGAGCCATTCAACGGATCAATGGATGCATACTCTTTGCAAGCAGCAGATGCAATCAAGACCATGTGCCCACATCCTGCCTACTATgcaaggggaggcctccccacaACTGGCCAGCCCTCTGCAGGAGACCCAGTAAATGGCTATAACCAGAATCTGCCAGCATCGCACTATGGCTTCTACAACTACCCCTCCAATGCACTTTTTGCGCCCAAGATGAGGACCTACGAGGGTCGCAGCGGCTCTTTGTCCAAAGCAGGCAGAATGGCTTTCCAGCTAGACAATAAGCCTGATATTCACAGCTTTCAGGCTAGACTAGCTCATTCCTATCCCGGCCATCCAGCGCAACCAACCCAAAATAATAGCCAGTCTTCAGACTACAACCAGTCACGTCCTTCTTCAGTCCCCTCTGATGCCTCCAATATAGGCACCCCAGTCATCAAGCAGGAGCCAATGGATATGCCAGTCTGTGAGGACACAGGGCTGAGTCAAGCCGGTGCCACCCAACCTACAAACTGGCCAGGAAATAGGTCCAATGGAAGTCTCGTTCCTACAAACTGGGATCATCAAAATCCGAAACAACACCCTGAAGTCTCCTTTTCTAACGCAGAAAAGCAGATGCTCCACCAGCATTCGCAGCAGCAACCCTCTCCTTACCCCCAACCGTGGACGTCCTTCCCTGCCTCAAATACTCTGATGGAATCCACTGCTGCATCACCAGTCCCCCATGTacctccctcctcctctcctcatTTAGGCACCCTGCGTAACATACACCAAGGATCTCCACGTCCATCCACCCCACGCCCAAGCACCCCTCATCCGGGTACACCGCAGCCAGGTATCACTCACCCATTCTTAATTCCACACCCTGGCAATTCTCATTCCCCCTCACATATACCACAGCCTGCCACTCCCAGGCAGTGGGCCAGCCCTGCGCCAAGTCCCGAGCCAAAGTCTTGGACTACGGGGCACGGTGCATATAGCCCTGGTTTGAAGCACAGCAATCCTGCCGGTGCCTACCCAGACAAGATGTGGTCCAAAACGGGTGAAAGTCGCTGTTCCACTCCCCTTGGGGTTCAAGAGAAAGCCTGGAAGTCCTGTGGAGGCTCAGTCGCAGGCAGTACACCATCCCCTGCTCCTGAGGGACGCCTCTTCCCTGACGCCCTGCAGCAGTCAGATCAGGCTTGCTGGGACCCCAGTCGAGCGGAGAGTGACGCTGAGAGCACCAGGGGCCACGAGGAAGAT
- the tet3 gene encoding methylcytosine dioxygenase TET3 isoform X3 → MVGPNNMVGFMLEFQSLPGYNRFTTVHEVTSLDGPRGGDQMEIGSHDCLQEGVLSLDLSNRVNCYPNDDEAATETEQKRAAGVPPRQCWVPTHGKEQQQPLLKHNSGANPSEPVHHVDMEDAHNLVTFSATAGTLPPSSISSCIQVQPDTMQLYEKFTREMGAGGARVGHSAVAPDTSHQPAEDMKTLQTALNHAKHGHKPPNCDCDGPDCPDYLEWLEKKIKLATSENQDTSKTTDCPHLEPNIQQSHLQNQPYLLVNGGHHHLTSSYPQQQQRTKASHAGQVPCSKLPPIPCSPQVLSIAKERNVSLQTAIAIEALTQLSGTGTQGPGPPSQALLNNNLHQQTQNLSSPLPNCTNMIPSTAVTCPLSRSQSVPPGLLTDQQAAVSCEHHRPHSQGQPPHASTSPFPGRGNPQNYGRSPQRWLHGTCGGSEEHLSHYAGAPHSRSDPVSELKQLLGATSGKLINASFKLPSTQQHSENGGVQAQGQPSLPRIKQEADLSDHSFTMGHYNMDNGQLQARHYPGTSTSPGQAAIRHSTQAALQQHLHYKRNLFSNHSPGFGAPGPVAYQNVKKWWPQMEANGFNHLSIKQELKEPKRKKISQGSPVIKVMSGMFPGPLLPKPKQIIIKKSKQKASVPTFLPKSQITVEKTSVHMTGRANTLNNLQPGSLPLLPSHSNSTQATVAGLPAPAQSQVSISNLSMAPSSTTSALSSNNPTLIGFVPPPMAHAHHAKSEEVCNLFNSNASTASALTSTSLPTTSHLPGLININPKYEELILQFEAEFGDSAADIPSIEAMPETATASQIMNQSLTDAQDLTSSSTTKNQLSFRHISECSSTPHTKKKEMDDKKDESETQSEVTSNEASTVTPMLEQQEPQSTISQHQESPLDKHPQHSQIQETFNIPCSPMPKRMKIETTGDITVLSTNCYSEEDTPTKDGLPRSPSLKGFLESPLNYLDTPTRSLLDTPSKDLQAEFPTCTCVEQVLEKDEGPYYNHLGSGPTVASIRDLMETRYGEKGDAIRIEKVVYTGREGKSSRGCPIAKWVIRRGSEKEKLLCLVRHRAGHHCANAVIIILIMAWEGVPRSMADTLYREISDTLTKFGNPTSRRCGLNDDRTCACQGKDPDTCGASFSFGCSWSMYFNGCKYARSKTPRKFRLQGERPEEEDKLRDQFQNLATEVAPLYRKLAPQAYSNQCQSETKASDCRLGLKAGRPFAGVTACLDFCAHAHKDQHNLYNGCTVVCTLTKEDNRMVGEIPQDEQLHVLPLYKVSTTDEFGSEEGQRLKMKTGAIQVLQAFRREVRRLPEPAKSCRQRRLDAKKAASEKKKSKLQQQAAETPEKKTVVNAEVCFSESPQHPGNKAITKQEVKPNIKKEPFNGSMDAYSLQAADAIKTMCPHPAYYARGGLPTTGQPSAGDPVNGYNQNLPASHYGFYNYPSNALFAPKMRTYEGRSGSLSKAGRMAFQLDNKPDIHSFQARLAHSYPGHPAQPTQNNSQSSDYNQSRPSSVPSDASNIGTPVIKQEPMDMPVCEDTGLSQAGATQPTNWPGNRSNGSLVPTNWDHQNPKQHPEVSFSNAEKQMLHQHSQQQPSPYPQPWTSFPASNTLMESTAASPVPHVPPSSSPHLGTLRNIHQGSPRPSTPRPSTPHPGTPQPGITHPFLIPHPGNSHSPSHIPQPATPRQWASPAPSPEPKSWTTGHGAYSPGLKHSNPAGAYPDKMWSKTGESRCSTPLGVQEKAWKSCGGSVAGSTPSPAPEGRLFPDALQQSDQACWDPSRAESDAESTRGHEEDDDEVWSDSEHNFLDPNIGGVAVAPAHGSILIECARRELHATTPLKKPDRSHPSRISLVFYQHKNLQQPIHGLALWEAKMKMLEERALQRQQEAALLGLSQEEIKALSKKRKWGATAAGATSGAGQSKDKREGPVTRLAPTFHTTSMVNVSPYAFTQLTGPYSHFV, encoded by the exons ATGGTCGGACCAAATAACATGGTGGGATTCATGTTAGAATTCCAATCACTGCCAGGCTACAACAGGTTTACT ACTGTTCACGAAGTCACTTCATTGGATGGCCCCAGAGGTGGAGACCAGATGGAAATTGGGTCACATGACTGCCTCCAGGAAGGCGTGCTGAGCCTGGACCTGTCCAATAGGGTGAATTGCTACCCCAATGATGATGAGGCAGCTACAGAAACAGAGCAGAAGAGAGCAGCAGGTGTACCTCCAAGGCAGTGCTGGGTGCCAACACATGGTAAAGAGCAACAGCAACCATTGTTGAAACATAACAGCGGTGCAAACCCAAGTGAACCTGTCCACCATGTGGATATGGAGGATGCTCACAATCTGGTCACTTTTTCTGCTACTGCCGGTACCTTACCTCCTTCCTCCATCTCTTCCTGCATCCAAGTGCAGCCTGACACAATGCAGCTGTATGAGAAATTCACCCGGGAAATGGGTGCTGGTGGGGCTCGGGTCGGACACTCTGCAGTGGCTCCTGACACAAGTCACCAACCGGCAGAAGACATGAAAACCCTGCAGACAGCACTGAACCATGCAAAGCATGGTCACAAGCCTCCTAACTGCGACTGTGATGGGCCTGATTGTCCAGACTACCTTGAGTGgctggagaaaaaaattaagttgGCAACCAGTGAGAACCAAGATACCAGCAAGACGACTGATTGCCCACATTTAGAGCCTAACATTCAGCAATCGCATCTGCAGAATCAGCCCTATCTCCTAGTAAACGGGGGCCACCACCACCTGACTTCTTCGTACCCCCAGCAACAACAACGAACAAAAGCTTCTCATGCTGGTCAAGTACCCTGCTCAAAACTTCCTCCCATCCCCTGCTCTCCCCAGGTGCTCTCTATAGCCAAGGAAAGGAACGTCAGTCTTCAAACAGCTATTGCCATAGAAGCCCTTACACAGTTATCTGGGACTGGGACTCAAGGTCCTGGTCCTCCAAGCCAAGCCCTCCTTAATAATAACCTCCACCAACAAACCCAAAACCTCTCATCGCCACTTCCAAATTGCACTAACATGATTCCATCCACTGCAGTCACCTGTCCATTGTCACGCTCTCAGTCCGTCCCTCCAGGATTACTCACTGACCAGCAGGCAGCAGTGTCCTGTGAGCACCACAGGCCCCATTCACAGGGCCAGCCCCCCCATGCTTCTACCTCTCCCTTCCCAGGTCGGGGAAATCCTCAAAATTATGGCCGGAGTCCCCAGCGGTGGCTGCACGGCACATGCGGAGGGTCTGAAGAGCACCTGTCCCACTATGCTGGTGCACCTCACAGTAGGTCAGACCCAGTGTCAGAGCTCAAACAGCTGTTAGGTGCCACCAGTGGAAAGTTGATAAATGCATCTTTCAAACTTCCATCCACACAGCAGCACAGCGAAAATGGAGGCGTGCAGGCACAGGGCCAGCCATCTTTGCCCAGGATAAAGCAAGAGGCAGACTTGAGTGATCATTCTTTCACCATGGGACATTACAATATGGATAATGGTCAGTTGCAGGCTCGCCACTACCCTGGTACTTCCACATCTCCTGGTCAAGCAGCCATTAGACACTCAACTCAGGCAGCTCTGCAACAGCACCTTCACTACAAGAGGAACCTATTCTCTAATCATTCCCCTGGCTTTGGCGCACCAGGCCCCGTGGCTTATCAAAACGTAAAAAAATGGTGGCCACAGATGGAAGCCAATGGTTTCAATCATCTGAGCATAAAACAAGAGCTCAAGGAAcccaagaggaaaaaaatcagccaaggATCTCCTGTCATCAAAGTTATGAGTGGGATGTTCCCAGGCCCTCTCCTTCCTAAACCCAAACAGATTATAATCAAGAAGAGCAAGCAAAAAGCCTCTGTGCCAACTTTCCTGCCTAAGAGTCAGATAACTGTGGAAAAAACATCAGTACATATGACAGGCCGAGCCAACACCCTGAATAACCTACAGCCAGGTTCACTGCCCCTTTTGCCCTCCCACAGCAACTCCACTCAGGCGACTGTTGCAGGCCTCCCTGCCCCAGCCCAATCTCAGGTATCAATTTCCAACCTCTCAATGGCTCCCTCTTCCACTACTTCTGCTTTGTCATCGAACAATCCCACCCTCATTGGCTTTGTGCCTCCACCGATGGCCCATGCACACCATGCTAAGTCAGAGGAAGTGTGTAATTTATTCAATAGTAATGCTAGCACTGCCTCAGCTCTGACCTCCACATCACTACCAACCACCTCACATTTACCAGGTCTCATAAACATAAACCCTAAATATGAAGAACTGATCCTGCAGTTTGAAGCAGAATTTGGGGACTCAGCTGCAGACATACCTTCCATCGAGGCCATGCCTGAGACAGCTACAGCTTCTCAGATCATGAATCAGTCCTTGACCGATGCCCAGGATCTTACATCATCATCTACCACCAAGAATCAGTTATCATTCCGTCACATTTCTGAGTGCAGCTCCACacctcatacaaaaaaaaaggaaatggatgACAAAAAAGATGAGTCTGAAACCCAAAGTGAAGTTACCTCAAACGAAGCGTCCACGGTGACCCCAATGCTGGAGCAGCAGGAGCCCCAGTCCACCATCTCCCAACATCAGGAGTCCCCACTTGATAAGCATCCACAACATAGTCAGATACAGGAAACGTTCAACATACCATGTTCTCCCATGCCTAAACGAATGAAAATTGAAACCACAGGTGATATAACTGTTCTTTCCACCAATTGCTACTCTGAGGAGGACACACCCACTAAGGATGGCCTGCCCCGCTCTCCATCTTTGAAAGGGTTCTTAGAGTCCCCCCTAAACTATTTAGACACCCCTACAAGGAGCTTGTTGGATACACCTTCTAAAGATCTACAAGCAGAATTCCCCACCTGCACCTGTGTTG aACAAGTCCTGGAGAAAGATGAAGGGCCTTACTACAATCACTTGGGATCTGGACCTACCGTGGCATCCATAAGAGACCTAATGGAGACACG GTATGGGGAGAAAGGAGATGCCATCCGGATAGAAAAAGTGGTCTACACAGGCAGAGAGGGGAAAAGCTCAAGGGGGTGCCCAATCGCTAAATGG GTGATTCGACGTGGGAGTGAGAAAGAAAAGCTCTTGTGTCTGGTGCGTCATCGTGCAGGCCACCATTGTGCCAATGCAGTCATCATCATTCTAATCATGGCATGGGAAGGTGTCCCAAGGTCTATGGCTGACACATTGTACCGTGAGATCAGCGACACCCTCACCAAATTTGGCAACCCTACCAGTAGACGCTGTGGCCTCAATGATGA TCGTACATGTGCGTGTCAAGGCAAGGACCCTGACACTTGTGGCGCGTCCTTTTCCTTTGGCTGTTCTTGGAGTATGTACTTTAATGGTTGTAAATACGCCCGAAGCAAAACACCGCGCAAGTTCCGGCTACAAGGAGAGCGCCCTGAAGAG GAGGACAAACTCAGGGATCAGTTCCAGAATCTGGCCACCGAAGTGGCTCCCTTGTACAGGAAGTTGGCTCCTCAGGCCTACAGTAACCAG TGTCAATCAGAGACAAAGGCTTCAGACTGCAGGCTGGGTTTGAAGGCGGGCAGACCATTCGCTGGAGTCACCGCTTGCCTGGACTTTTGCGCCCACGCCCATAAGGACCAGCACAACCTTTACAATGGTTGCACAGTG GTGTGCACTTTGACCAAGGAGGACAACCGCATGGTGGGGGAGATTCCTCAGGATGAACAGCTCCATGTGTTGCCCCTCTACAAAGTCTCCACCACTGATGAATTCGGCAGCGAGGAGGGCCAGCGCCTCAAAATGAAGACGGGAGCCATTCAGGTGCTTCAGGCTTTCCGCCGAGAAGTACGCAGGTTGCCCGAACCAGCCAAGTCGTGTCGACAGCGCCGCTTGGACGCCAAGAAAGCTGcatcagagaagaagaagagtaaaCTCCAGCAGCAGGCAGCAGAAACACCAGAGAAAAAGACAGTGGTCAATGCTGAAGTATGTTTCAGTGAGTCTCCTCAACATCCAGGCAATAAAG CAATCACAAAACAAGAGGTTAAGCCCAACATTAAGAAGGAGCCATTCAACGGATCAATGGATGCATACTCTTTGCAAGCAGCAGATGCAATCAAGACCATGTGCCCACATCCTGCCTACTATgcaaggggaggcctccccacaACTGGCCAGCCCTCTGCAGGAGACCCAGTAAATGGCTATAACCAGAATCTGCCAGCATCGCACTATGGCTTCTACAACTACCCCTCCAATGCACTTTTTGCGCCCAAGATGAGGACCTACGAGGGTCGCAGCGGCTCTTTGTCCAAAGCAGGCAGAATGGCTTTCCAGCTAGACAATAAGCCTGATATTCACAGCTTTCAGGCTAGACTAGCTCATTCCTATCCCGGCCATCCAGCGCAACCAACCCAAAATAATAGCCAGTCTTCAGACTACAACCAGTCACGTCCTTCTTCAGTCCCCTCTGATGCCTCCAATATAGGCACCCCAGTCATCAAGCAGGAGCCAATGGATATGCCAGTCTGTGAGGACACAGGGCTGAGTCAAGCCGGTGCCACCCAACCTACAAACTGGCCAGGAAATAGGTCCAATGGAAGTCTCGTTCCTACAAACTGGGATCATCAAAATCCGAAACAACACCCTGAAGTCTCCTTTTCTAACGCAGAAAAGCAGATGCTCCACCAGCATTCGCAGCAGCAACCCTCTCCTTACCCCCAACCGTGGACGTCCTTCCCTGCCTCAAATACTCTGATGGAATCCACTGCTGCATCACCAGTCCCCCATGTacctccctcctcctctcctcatTTAGGCACCCTGCGTAACATACACCAAGGATCTCCACGTCCATCCACCCCACGCCCAAGCACCCCTCATCCGGGTACACCGCAGCCAGGTATCACTCACCCATTCTTAATTCCACACCCTGGCAATTCTCATTCCCCCTCACATATACCACAGCCTGCCACTCCCAGGCAGTGGGCCAGCCCTGCGCCAAGTCCCGAGCCAAAGTCTTGGACTACGGGGCACGGTGCATATAGCCCTGGTTTGAAGCACAGCAATCCTGCCGGTGCCTACCCAGACAAGATGTGGTCCAAAACGGGTGAAAGTCGCTGTTCCACTCCCCTTGGGGTTCAAGAGAAAGCCTGGAAGTCCTGTGGAGGCTCAGTCGCAGGCAGTACACCATCCCCTGCTCCTGAGGGACGCCTCTTCCCTGACGCCCTGCAGCAGTCAGATCAGGCTTGCTGGGACCCCAGTCGAGCGGAGAGTGACGCTGAGAGCACCAGGGGCCACGAGGAAGAT